The segment TTTCCAGCACAGTTCGCCGATTTAGAATCCCTGTCAGCCCGTCTAAGCGAGCCAAGGCAGCCACGTCAGAATATAGGCGCGCGTTTTCTAATGCTGTAGCCACCTGTCCGGCCACAATAGACAACAATTGAACTTCATGATCAACAAAAGGAGATCGCTGCCTTTTAAGTGACAGCACCCCTACTAGACGTTCTCCAGCTGTTAGGGGCAGCGCTAACCGATATTCCCCGGGTATACAATCGGAATTCGGGGATTCATTCTCAGGAAGAACCACTTCCGCCACCCGTTCTTGCGCTGCCATCCCCACTAAACCTTGACCTATCTCCACTTCACTGTAACGCACAGTGTCCGGAACCGGTCCTTGGTGGGCAGCTGGCATCAGTGTCGGCCCATCCACCAGATAGACTAATCCTTCGTCGTATGGAGCCAAGCACTGAGCTTGTTCCAGAATAAGCTCTAACGTAGTGTTTAAATCGATACTAGTGCCAATTTTTCGGGTAGCTCGATATAGCTTTGTTATTTCCGTGTGCGCTCGGCGCACCTTGATATAGAGATGCCAGACATAATTTAGAATTAGCAGTGGTACAGCTGCCAGGGCGACTACTTCCGTCCCCAGGTGGACATACACCTCAGCTAAGAAAGCTCCAATTGGTAAGGCCACCCCCGTTGCCAGCAAATCCCAGCCAGCCAGAACCTTATACTCCTGCCATAACATTACTCCCTGTTCCATTAGCAGAGCGATGCTCACTAGGGCATGGTTGATTAAGTAGTACACTGCCAGAAAGACAATCTGGGGCAAAGCAAAGGCCAAAGAACTACCACCAACACTGCCCCCCAGGGCATGATAAGGATACGATGCCGCCAAAATTGCCAAGACTGCTTGGGCGGAGTTAAAAAGTGTGGCACCGGTAAGTCGTCTCCGCAGCACATCCCCCAAAAAATAACTGGCCGCTCCAACTATTAAGGCTGCCGGTACACCCAAGGTGACCAAAGCAGCCAGTACCACACTCGAACTCAAGCTCAGGGATCCACAATCGAGCTGAATGCGAGTAGCCTCCATTCCTCCGGCCAAACCCGAATAGAGGGCAACCAAAAGCAGGGACTCAGATCCCCGAACGCCGCCCACCAGCATTAGGAATCCTATCCCCAACACCATTACTAGCCAGCGATATCCTGTCTCTAAGCGGCCCTGCATTACCACGTTCTCACCATCCGAATTTGTTGCCAGCTATCTAGCGGCCGATTCCACTGTATCCCCGTTCCGATCCCCTGGAAAACCTCTACATACGAGGCAATGCCGGAATGCCGAGAGTAGTCAATGCATTATTCATAGTCTGTTTGAAGCTTTTCACCAGCGCCACACGAAATCGCATCCGAGCCGGGGCTGCCGTAAGCACAGGAGAAGTCTCATAGAAATTCATGAAGGCGGTGGCTAAGTTATAAGTATACTCCGCAAACGATGAACTTTGTAGGGTTTCTGCCGCCCTCTGGGTGGCAGCCGGCAATTCGGCAATTAAGCGAATGAGCTTTTTTTCTTCTTCCATTAGATCCTGGGGTACAGGGACTGTACGTAGGTCCACATCGTCCAGCACTTCGCGATCAACTCTCCCTAAGATATTGGCCGCCCGGGCATAGGAATATTGAAGATATGGTCCGGTGTTACCTTGCATGCTCAGCGCCTCGTCAAAATCAAACACTAGCACACTTAAAATATTGAACCGCACCATGTAGTAACGAACAGCCCCGATAGCAATGTCAAGCCCCAGTTTGCGGTGTTCCTCCGGAGACATTTCCGGATGACGCTTGGCCACTTCGGCAGTAGCGTGTTCAACAATCCGTTCTATCATATCATCGGCCTTGACCCCGATGCCTTTGCGACCGGACATAGCATAAACACTTTTTTCTTCCTCTTCAGCAACTGAAACTCCCAACTCCCGAGCAGTCTTGGGCGATAAGGCCACTACCTCATAGCCAAAGTGAATCGAGTTCTCACCTTCTTGCTCAAAGCCCAATTTAATCAAGGAAAACCGCAGCACATCCTGTAAATATTTTTGCCTTAAATCAATAACATTGATCACCTGATTGGCCCGTCCAAAGCGTTCCATCTTGGTGCCTTCGCTGCTGGTAGTCCATAAGACTGTTCCGTTCGGCTGTAAGCAATAACGATCGTAAAAAAAGTCCTTTCCTAAGACACCGAATTTCCACAGTTGGTAAGCAATGTCTTTGGCAGTGTAAGTGGCTGTGCCGTTAGAACGTACC is part of the Bacillota bacterium genome and harbors:
- a CDS encoding sensor domain-containing diguanylate cyclase; the protein is MVMQGRLETGYRWLVMVLGIGFLMLVGGVRGSESLLLVALYSGLAGGMEATRIQLDCGSLSLSSSVVLAALVTLGVPAALIVGAASYFLGDVLRRRLTGATLFNSAQAVLAILAASYPYHALGGSVGGSSLAFALPQIVFLAVYYLINHALVSIALLMEQGVMLWQEYKVLAGWDLLATGVALPIGAFLAEVYVHLGTEVVALAAVPLLILNYVWHLYIKVRRAHTEITKLYRATRKIGTSIDLNTTLELILEQAQCLAPYDEGLVYLVDGPTLMPAAHQGPVPDTVRYSEVEIGQGLVGMAAQERVAEVVLPENESPNSDCIPGEYRLALPLTAGERLVGVLSLKRQRSPFVDHEVQLLSIVAGQVATALENARLYSDVAALARLDGLTGILNRRTVLENLTGEVSRCRRYDLRLSILMVDLDNFKRVNDVYGHMAGDALLTKITASIQAQVRSVDVVGRYGGDEIIVILPETGPIEAYSVGERICAAVRNLTEAEVLPVTTSIGIAGYPQHGETVEELLTAADQAMYQAKHLGGNRVLSFAQLTRTEGQSSSGRGGGS
- a CDS encoding arginine--tRNA ligase; translated protein: MEGNSYHFYELEQVLQTLTCQSLNELYDSVVPEDDITWQTPPQPEFGDLSTPLPLRLAKELRRAPLEIAREICTYLTERKPVYVKEFAVTAPGYVNAWLDMQALTRSVFDQLTVDKEKYGEVKVGKGQKVVIEHTNINPNKAAHIGHLRNACLGDTLARLKRRAGYEVEVQNYIDDTGMAVADVVVAFQELAPEMMNDRFDYFCWDLYTEVNQRYEQDPKLQEKRYDVLRLIEEGDNPTAKLAKDVAEKVVECHLNTMWRLGIYYSLLNWESDIIRLGFWNQAFDLLKSKGHLVYEEEGENAGCWVVRLGDVPGFEDLENPDKVLVRSNGTATYTAKDIAYQLWKFGVLGKDFFYDRYCLQPNGTVLWTTSSEGTKMERFGRANQVINVIDLRQKYLQDVLRFSLIKLGFEQEGENSIHFGYEVVALSPKTARELGVSVAEEEEKSVYAMSGRKGIGVKADDMIERIVEHATAEVAKRHPEMSPEEHRKLGLDIAIGAVRYYMVRFNILSVLVFDFDEALSMQGNTGPYLQYSYARAANILGRVDREVLDDVDLRTVPVPQDLMEEEKKLIRLIAELPAATQRAAETLQSSSFAEYTYNLATAFMNFYETSPVLTAAPARMRFRVALVKSFKQTMNNALTTLGIPALPRM